One segment of Hippopotamus amphibius kiboko isolate mHipAmp2 chromosome 4, mHipAmp2.hap2, whole genome shotgun sequence DNA contains the following:
- the TWIST1 gene encoding twist-related protein 1: MMQDVSSSPVSPADDSLSNSEEEPDRQQPPSGKRGGRKRRSSRRSAGGGAGPGGAAGGGVGGGEEPGSPAQGKRGKKSAGCGGGGGGAGGGGGGGSSSGGGSPQSYEELQTQRVMANVRERQRTQSLNEAFAALRKIIPTLPSDKLSKIQTLKLAARYIDFLYQVLQSDELDSKMASCSYVAHERLSYAFSVWRMEGAWSMSASH, from the coding sequence ATGATGCAGGACGTGTCCAGCTCGCCAGTCTCGCCGGCCGACGACAGCCTCAGCAACAGCGAGGAGGAGCCGGACCGGCAGCAGCCGCCGAGCGGAAAGCGCGGGGGGCGCAAGCGGCGCAGCAGCCGGCGCAGCGCGGGGGGCGGCGCGGGGCCcggcggggccgcgggcggggGCGTCGGAGGCGGCGAGGAGCCTGGCAGCCCAGCCCAAGGCAAGCGCGGCAAGAAGTCTGCGGGctgcggtggcggcggcggcggcgcgggcggcggcggcggcggcggcagcagcagcggcggcgggaGCCCGCAGTCCTACGAGGAGCTGCAGACGCAGCGGGTCATGGCCAACGTGCGGGAGCGCCAGCGCACGCAGTCGCTGAACGAGGCGTTCGCCGCGCTGCGGAAGATCATCCCCACGCTGCCCTCGGACAAGCTGAGCAAGATCCAGACCCTCAAGTTGGCGGCCAGGTACATCGACTTCCTCTACCAGGTCCTACAGAGCGACGAGCTGGACTCCAAGATGGCAAGCTGCAGCTATGTGGCCCACGAGCGGCTCAGCTACGCCTTCTCGGTCTGGAGGATGGAGGGGGCCTGGTCCATGTCCGCGTCCCACTAG